A stretch of the Sulfurospirillum sp. UCH001 genome encodes the following:
- a CDS encoding YbgC/FadM family acyl-CoA thioesterase, producing MKTRVYYDDTDAGGVVYHANYLKFCERARSDIFYENGRSPAVNGGHFVVRHLEADFIKSAKLGDLIEVKSEMIELKNASLILKQEVWRDDVKLFAMTSTLAYVKEGKPCKIDEETKAFFKSAIY from the coding sequence ATGAAAACACGAGTTTATTATGATGATACGGATGCGGGTGGTGTGGTTTACCATGCCAATTATCTGAAATTTTGCGAACGCGCACGAAGCGATATTTTTTACGAAAATGGTAGAAGTCCTGCCGTAAATGGTGGGCATTTTGTGGTGCGTCATCTTGAAGCGGATTTTATAAAATCTGCAAAATTAGGTGATTTGATCGAAGTGAAAAGTGAGATGATAGAGCTTAAAAATGCTTCGCTTATTTTAAAGCAAGAAGTGTGGAGAGATGATGTAAAACTTTTTGCGATGACTTCCACTCTTGCGTATGTTAAAGAGGGAAAGCCATGCAAAATCGATGAAGAGACAAAAGCCTTTTTTAAAAGCGCTATTTATTAG
- a CDS encoding ATP-binding protein: MSTSILYSQLIKEVPDKAFLLKPKQSKELKKLMQQYDLSLHEATLFTYILKLYVQKGRNVSLDELEDNELDITVGNDNYLKLVKIVHTLIKKDLLIVENRRNRSNLVNPDVCVDETIFSKIVLGIDMHSQIDFTNFYSIAQAVQDLLEKRDEKKLSEDRFFKEFEMLIKKIDSSLKLGDLLKPYTPIEQVMFFAICVKAIQGHTSLECNRFATDIYDDLSSVAWFMEHIFQNKFQIFKDDILELTDEDNFRIDPDFKLSAKVHRAIFGSSLKSKQCFEAHLTKHISYKTCKQTLFLDETIANITHTLATAISKEHYKRIVKELKDAQLPSGLVTLLYGYPGTGKTATVYEISKLTKRDILQVDIASIRDKYVGESEKKLKGIFKEYARAKEELKHVPILLFNEADALFGQRMDTNDSVDVMNNSMQNILLEELEKFEGIFFATTNLINNMDNAFDRRFLYKVEFTKPSQQTRAKIWQSKLPQLDAKTSQIIAEYDLTGGQIENVTRKYMVDKILNLKGFNLEELKQLCRNELHFKQENKQLVGFR, from the coding sequence ATGTCAACATCTATTTTATATAGCCAACTTATCAAAGAAGTTCCCGATAAAGCTTTTTTATTAAAACCAAAACAATCTAAAGAGTTAAAAAAGCTTATGCAACAATATGACTTGAGCTTGCATGAAGCGACTCTATTTACCTATATTCTGAAACTGTATGTTCAAAAAGGACGTAATGTCTCTTTAGATGAATTAGAAGATAATGAACTTGATATTACAGTTGGCAACGATAACTATTTGAAATTAGTAAAGATCGTTCATACTTTGATTAAAAAAGATCTTTTGATTGTTGAGAATAGAAGGAACAGAAGCAATCTTGTAAATCCTGATGTATGCGTTGATGAAACTATTTTTTCTAAAATCGTTTTGGGTATTGACATGCATAGTCAAATAGATTTTACAAATTTCTATTCTATTGCTCAAGCCGTCCAAGATCTTTTAGAAAAAAGAGACGAAAAAAAATTGAGTGAAGATCGATTTTTTAAAGAATTTGAAATGCTTATTAAAAAAATTGATTCATCTTTGAAGCTGGGAGATTTATTAAAACCATATACACCTATTGAACAAGTTATGTTTTTTGCAATATGTGTTAAAGCGATACAAGGTCATACATCGTTAGAATGTAATCGGTTTGCAACAGATATTTACGATGATCTTTCTAGTGTCGCTTGGTTTATGGAACATATTTTTCAAAACAAATTTCAGATTTTTAAAGATGATATTTTAGAATTAACGGATGAAGATAATTTTAGAATTGATCCTGATTTTAAATTGAGTGCTAAAGTACATCGTGCTATTTTTGGATCATCTCTAAAAAGCAAACAGTGTTTCGAAGCACATTTAACTAAGCATATTTCTTATAAAACATGTAAACAAACACTTTTCCTAGATGAGACTATTGCTAATATCACACATACACTTGCCACTGCTATCTCCAAGGAACACTATAAACGTATTGTAAAAGAACTAAAAGATGCTCAATTACCTAGTGGATTAGTGACGCTTCTGTATGGCTATCCTGGAACTGGAAAAACTGCTACTGTCTATGAAATTAGCAAGCTAACAAAACGAGATATTTTACAAGTTGATATTGCTTCGATTCGTGATAAATATGTTGGAGAGAGCGAAAAAAAACTCAAAGGTATTTTCAAAGAGTATGCAAGAGCTAAAGAAGAATTAAAACATGTTCCAATTTTATTGTTTAATGAGGCTGATGCGCTTTTTGGGCAGAGAATGGATACTAATGATAGTGTAGATGTTATGAACAATTCCATGCAAAATATTTTACTTGAAGAGCTTGAAAAGTTTGAAGGGATTTTTTTTGCTACAACTAATCTTATTAATAATATGGACAATGCATTTGATCGCCGTTTCCTCTACAAAGTAGAGTTTACAAAGCCATCACAACAAACCAGAGCAAAAATTTGGCAATCTAAACTACCTCAATTAGATGCTAAAACATCCCAAATCATTGCGGAATATGATTTGACTGGTGGACAAATTGAAAATGTAACACGTAAATATATGGTTGATAAGATTTTAAATCTCAAAGGTTTTAATCTTGAAGAATTAAAGCAATTATGTCGCAATGAACTTCATTTTAAACAAGAAAACAAACAACTAGTTGGGTTCCGATAA
- a CDS encoding AlpA family transcriptional regulator has product MNIAFEHLALLPEILEKLTLIEKNMSNFESKRWMNVKEVGKYLGYSTDHIYKLRDEEFTEGIHFHKKGKLLFDRLEIDRWVIGGSNNLHQATKDRVNEIIESVLENHKKR; this is encoded by the coding sequence ATGAATATAGCATTCGAGCACTTAGCGTTATTGCCTGAAATCTTAGAAAAATTAACATTGATTGAAAAAAATATGTCTAATTTTGAATCAAAGCGTTGGATGAATGTGAAAGAAGTTGGAAAATATTTAGGATACTCAACGGATCATATCTACAAACTACGTGACGAAGAATTCACTGAAGGGATTCATTTTCATAAAAAAGGCAAATTACTATTTGACCGTCTTGAAATAGATAGATGGGTAATAGGAGGTTCTAATAATTTACATCAAGCAACGAAAGATAGAGTAAATGAAATTATAGAATCAGTGCTTGAAAATCATAAAAAGCGATAA
- a CDS encoding WG repeat-containing protein, giving the protein MSNKQYSTIAPFYDDIAIVSVNIADPKSPDKPRTFYGAINKEGIEVVPPIYNILWLFNEKKAGVCKNDKWGFIDADGKIIAECKYNEIWHFSNGMARVKVKSKWGYINAEGEEVISSKYDTAFDFKNGTAIVKQNNYYGLIDKQGNVLLPFEYEMIEPSINGVRKVKKDGKYLLLHC; this is encoded by the coding sequence ATGTCAAATAAGCAGTACAGCACAATAGCCCCATTTTATGATGATATAGCCATTGTTAGTGTTAATATTGCAGATCCGAAAAGTCCTGATAAACCACGTACTTTTTACGGAGCAATCAACAAAGAAGGTATTGAAGTCGTTCCACCTATCTATAATATTTTATGGTTATTTAATGAAAAAAAAGCGGGTGTTTGTAAAAATGATAAGTGGGGATTCATCGATGCTGATGGTAAGATAATTGCCGAATGCAAATACAATGAGATATGGCATTTTTCAAATGGCATGGCCCGTGTAAAAGTCAAAAGTAAATGGGGCTATATAAACGCTGAAGGAGAAGAAGTTATTTCTTCAAAATACGACACCGCTTTTGATTTTAAAAATGGCACTGCCATTGTAAAGCAAAATAATTACTATGGGTTAATTGATAAACAAGGCAATGTACTTCTGCCATTTGAATATGAAATGATTGAGCCAAGCATTAATGGAGTGAGAAAAGTAAAAAAAGATGGCAAATATTTATTGCTTCATTGTTGA
- a CDS encoding DUF2779 domain-containing protein, which produces MHLSKSLYTRGLQCVKSLWLKKYKKELLTPPDASAQAIFETGNSVGDYACKLFPNGVKIPFEGTSFEDKIILTQDLINQGQSVIYEATFQYEGILVMVDILTIHDDVMAIYEVKSSTEVKEVYLDDASIQYYVLNGLGYDVKKVNIIHINNAYVRGDELEIHKLFNIVNVTQAVLEKQCNIPFYLKEFERCLANKEHEPDIDIGLHCSSPYECDAWQYCWYEQRQIPEYSIFNISRLNAKKKFEYYQEGIVHFHQLSDISSFSLSQQIQITSELDQKEIIHKEAIQAFFQTLTYPVYHLDFETFQQSIPLWKGINPYCQIPFQYSIHIDYGDGRLEHKEFLGDENSDPREALAKQLINDIPTNVTVLAYNMGFEKGVIRKLAQSYPDLAPMLMGIHDNIKDLMTPFQNKDYYHPNMKGSYSIKRVLPSLVPEMAKAYKDLNLVHHGGEAMQTFANLPHMDDETRQAYRNALLEYCKLDTLAMVKVLEILKGTVQ; this is translated from the coding sequence GTGCATTTATCCAAATCCCTCTACACCAGAGGACTTCAATGTGTTAAATCTTTATGGCTTAAAAAATATAAAAAAGAGCTTTTAACACCTCCTGATGCATCGGCTCAAGCTATCTTTGAAACAGGTAATAGCGTGGGCGATTATGCCTGTAAACTTTTTCCTAACGGCGTTAAGATTCCTTTTGAAGGCACAAGCTTTGAAGATAAAATCATCCTAACTCAAGATTTAATTAATCAAGGGCAGAGTGTTATCTACGAAGCGACTTTTCAATATGAAGGTATTTTAGTGATGGTGGATATCCTAACCATTCATGATGATGTAATGGCTATTTATGAAGTAAAAAGCTCCACCGAAGTCAAAGAGGTTTATCTCGATGACGCTTCTATCCAATACTATGTGCTTAATGGTCTTGGATATGATGTCAAAAAAGTCAATATCATTCACATCAATAACGCCTATGTAAGAGGTGATGAACTTGAAATTCATAAGCTCTTTAATATTGTGAATGTCACACAAGCTGTCTTAGAAAAACAATGTAATATCCCTTTTTATCTTAAAGAATTTGAGCGTTGTTTAGCCAATAAAGAACATGAACCAGATATTGACATTGGACTGCATTGTAGTAGCCCTTATGAGTGTGATGCATGGCAGTACTGTTGGTATGAACAAAGACAGATACCAGAGTATAGTATTTTTAATATATCTAGATTGAATGCTAAAAAAAAGTTTGAGTACTATCAAGAAGGTATTGTGCATTTTCATCAGTTAAGTGACATCTCTTCTTTCTCCTTATCTCAACAAATTCAAATCACCTCAGAGTTAGACCAAAAAGAAATTATTCATAAAGAAGCGATTCAAGCTTTCTTTCAAACATTAACATATCCCGTGTATCATCTAGACTTTGAGACATTTCAACAATCCATACCCCTATGGAAAGGAATAAATCCTTATTGTCAAATACCGTTTCAATACTCTATTCACATTGACTATGGCGATGGAAGATTGGAGCATAAAGAGTTTTTAGGTGATGAAAACAGCGACCCACGAGAAGCCTTAGCAAAACAGCTTATCAACGATATCCCTACTAATGTCACCGTACTTGCTTACAATATGGGATTTGAAAAAGGGGTGATTCGAAAACTGGCTCAAAGCTATCCTGATTTAGCTCCAATGCTTATGGGTATTCATGACAATATCAAAGACCTTATGACACCGTTTCAAAATAAAGACTATTACCATCCTAATATGAAAGGAAGTTACTCTATCAAGCGAGTCCTTCCTTCTTTGGTTCCTGAAATGGCAAAAGCCTATAAAGACTTAAACTTAGTCCATCATGGAGGTGAAGCCATGCAAACTTTTGCAAATTTGCCACACATGGATGATGAAACTAGACAAGCGTATCGAAATGCCTTGTTGGAGTATTGTAAATTGGATACTTTGGCGATGGTGAAAGTGTTGGAAATATTGAAAGGAACTGTACAATGA
- a CDS encoding PH domain-containing protein — translation MSYIVDSLSKDEEIQALFFYHWLIWVPIAIKMITIILIPFGIYDIFVLKTTEFGLTNKRVIVKKGIISRNSEEMSLKALETVEIRQGILGRIFGYGKVKITGRGGNLFEFTMIDNPIFVKRCIESNL, via the coding sequence ATGTCGTATATTGTTGATTCACTTTCTAAAGATGAAGAGATTCAGGCTCTATTTTTTTACCATTGGCTCATATGGGTTCCTATCGCTATCAAAATGATCACAATTATTTTGATACCTTTTGGGATTTACGACATTTTTGTGTTAAAGACAACCGAATTTGGTTTAACAAATAAACGAGTTATTGTCAAAAAAGGCATCATTAGCCGAAATAGTGAAGAAATGAGCTTAAAAGCGCTAGAAACCGTTGAAATAAGGCAGGGAATTTTAGGCAGAATTTTTGGTTATGGCAAAGTCAAAATTACCGGTCGCGGTGGTAATTTATTTGAGTTTACGATGATTGATAATCCTATTTTTGTGAAGCGTTGCATTGAGAGCAATTTATAA
- a CDS encoding IS3 family transposase (programmed frameshift) yields MVNKAQKYTQEFKNSTIQLALNSEKSAYQIAQDLGMSDKTLYAWLRDYRKKHHLISELPNRTTNSSPKESLEEENRRLRKENSKLKIERDILKKAAGVLRERSSLKYAWIKEHRNEFNIAHMCHLLEVSRNCYYRWLRIERQEDMVLNTMIQDIFLSTYQTYGTRRMKKRLEQLYGLIVSRRRIARIMKKLGLSCRNKRRFRVLTTNSNHTYAIAPNRIQQDFYASVPNQMYVGDITYIPTQEGWLYLAVVIDLYSRRVIGWSMDAHMSATLVNDALFMALKKRNPPQGVIWHTDRGSQYASDAHKAMLKEYGIVQSMSAKGNCYDNAVAESFFHSLKTELTHHMKFETRSQANQAIFEYIEVFYNRQRLHSSNGYLSPVDFENKLLQNDMSA; encoded by the exons ATGGTCAACAAAGCTCAGAAATATACTCAAGAGTTTAAAAACTCAACAATACAATTAGCCCTCAATAGTGAAAAATCAGCCTATCAAATAGCACAAGATTTAGGGATGAGTGATAAAACACTGTATGCGTGGCTACGAGACTATAGGAAAAAGCATCACTTAATTTCTGAATTACCGAACCGAACTACCAATAGTTCACCCAAAGAAAGTCTTGAAGAGGAGAATCGACGACTGCGTAAAGAGAACTCAAAGTTGAAGATAGAGAGAGATATTTTAAAAAAGGCAGCGG GCGTTCTTCGCGAAAGAAGCTCATTGAAGTACGCCTGGATTAAAGAGCATCGTAATGAATTCAATATTGCGCACATGTGCCATTTATTAGAGGTTTCTCGTAACTGTTATTATCGATGGCTTCGAATAGAGAGGCAAGAAGATATGGTATTAAACACCATGATTCAAGATATTTTTCTTAGCACTTATCAAACGTACGGCACACGCCGAATGAAAAAGAGACTTGAACAACTCTATGGATTGATCGTCTCTCGTAGACGTATTGCAAGGATTATGAAAAAACTTGGGCTAAGTTGTCGCAATAAACGTCGTTTTAGAGTTCTTACCACCAACTCCAATCATACCTATGCTATTGCCCCTAATCGAATTCAACAAGATTTTTATGCCTCAGTTCCTAATCAAATGTATGTAGGTGATATAACCTATATCCCGACACAAGAAGGATGGCTCTATTTAGCTGTCGTCATTGATTTATATTCAAGAAGAGTTATTGGTTGGTCTATGGATGCACATATGAGTGCAACACTTGTCAACGATGCGCTTTTTATGGCGCTTAAAAAACGCAATCCTCCGCAGGGTGTCATCTGGCATACCGATCGTGGCAGTCAATATGCTTCCGATGCCCATAAAGCCATGCTTAAAGAATATGGCATCGTCCAAAGTATGAGTGCTAAGGGAAATTGTTATGATAATGCTGTTGCCGAGAGTTTCTTTCATTCTTTAAAAACAGAACTTACGCACCATATGAAATTTGAAACAAGGAGCCAAGCAAATCAAGCTATATTTGAATATATCGAAGTGTTTTATAATAGACAGAGGTTGCACTCTAGTAATGGTTATTTGTCACCAGTGGATTTTGAAAATAAACTGTTACAAAACGATATGAGTGCCTAG
- a CDS encoding helix-turn-helix transcriptional regulator — METIIFRVENVRSDLKLSKKDFCKIIEVSEPAYQNYLQKKRDLPLSIIYNLSSKLHISANWLINNIEPIFLMNNINKLSFEQHEVILESLSKSEIAESLYFTYIEKNILPVFRDLGDEKPLWRKIINGHRDRIGAIFYLLRSLQNINNNENITYENARNLLLNAINEHIVTLYDHFKFVYLSKDEVINAIEKIDDMGCYIILKNSKMIFEALSPFLKSIHLNDLNTKN; from the coding sequence GTGGAAACTATTATTTTTCGTGTTGAGAATGTACGTAGTGATTTAAAATTATCAAAAAAAGATTTTTGTAAAATTATTGAAGTTAGTGAACCTGCCTATCAGAACTATTTACAAAAAAAAAGAGATTTACCTCTATCTATTATTTATAATCTTTCTTCGAAGCTTCATATCTCGGCAAATTGGTTAATTAATAATATAGAACCTATATTTTTAATGAATAATATTAACAAATTATCATTTGAACAACATGAAGTCATTTTAGAATCTTTATCAAAAAGCGAAATTGCGGAATCTCTTTATTTCACATATATTGAAAAAAACATCTTACCTGTGTTTCGAGATTTGGGGGATGAAAAACCATTATGGCGTAAAATAATAAATGGTCACAGAGACCGTATAGGTGCTATTTTTTATCTTTTACGTTCTTTGCAAAATATCAATAATAATGAAAATATAACTTATGAGAATGCTCGAAATTTATTACTCAATGCAATAAACGAACACATTGTTACTTTATATGACCACTTTAAATTTGTCTATTTATCAAAAGATGAAGTCATAAATGCAATAGAAAAAATAGATGACATGGGATGTTACATAATTCTTAAAAATTCTAAAATGATTTTTGAAGCATTATCTCCTTTTTTAAAATCAATTCACTTAAATGATCTTAATACAAAAAACTAG
- a CDS encoding GNAT family N-acetyltransferase, whose translation MIIKPLSFDRLEESNTLRNRVFKYLSLEEKQTLNASLDAQNYSSILAKLALMSLEYWVAIYENKVVGLIGLYEETSDHEDSIWLGWYCVDEKYRGLTIGKKLISFAIEEAKKKNKYFLKLYTTLHDEYAVARDLYEKLGFFVTFHKGKTLHYHLNLGNKDAR comes from the coding sequence ATGATAATTAAACCACTGAGTTTTGATAGGCTAGAAGAATCAAATACTCTTAGAAATAGGGTATTTAAGTATCTTTCATTAGAGGAAAAACAAACACTAAATGCCAGTCTAGATGCTCAAAACTATTCTTCTATTTTGGCTAAATTAGCGTTAATGTCATTAGAATATTGGGTTGCAATCTATGAAAATAAGGTTGTCGGACTTATTGGTTTATATGAAGAGACATCAGACCATGAAGATTCCATTTGGCTTGGATGGTATTGTGTAGATGAAAAATATCGAGGTCTAACCATTGGTAAAAAACTGATTAGTTTTGCGATTGAAGAAGCCAAGAAAAAAAATAAATATTTTTTGAAACTCTATACAACCCTTCATGACGAATATGCGGTAGCAAGGGACTTATATGAAAAATTAGGTTTTTTCGTCACATTCCATAAAGGAAAAACACTTCATTATCATTTAAACTTAGGAAATAAAGATGCTCGCTAA
- a CDS encoding site-specific integrase, producing MAKFKSIKYIYADIKFTIKDQFGYLYLDFYLPDGRRSRGSTRLKVTDENLKVLKKTIIPDIVLGLGKEAPQIDVAKEWTLDDFASEYFELQKTQIRAHTLHKNILNYNKHISPYFGYKLINTLTPMQFEKWQNKLLLNYKYLTVQRYRSILYSILEKAYKNDIIVKNPLVKVNAPKMQQKALLEQEESQDPFTQDEINTIMSHATGYMANFIKIMLSTGMRPGEIIALKWSDIDFNRKIISVTKTRLRSPRKNEVAIDGPVKTNAGKRSIDLFPATEQAFLKQKELTGWQEYIFINPSKRPFYNHDVIGVNFKNLLLKSGVKVRVMYNLRHTFASQLISNGADIVYVSKTLGHKDVSITLKIYTKFIKEEDTVRLEKMKIIDKFMVKFENDD from the coding sequence ATGGCTAAATTTAAATCTATTAAATATATTTATGCAGATATAAAATTCACAATTAAAGATCAGTTTGGATATTTGTACCTTGATTTTTATTTACCAGATGGTAGGCGTAGTCGCGGTAGCACTAGGCTAAAAGTAACAGACGAGAATCTTAAAGTATTGAAAAAAACAATAATCCCAGATATTGTTTTAGGTTTGGGCAAAGAAGCACCACAAATTGATGTAGCTAAAGAATGGACATTGGATGATTTTGCAAGTGAGTATTTTGAATTACAAAAAACACAAATTAGGGCACATACACTTCATAAAAATATCTTAAATTATAATAAACATATTTCTCCTTATTTTGGGTATAAATTGATAAATACACTTACCCCTATGCAATTTGAAAAATGGCAAAATAAATTACTGTTAAATTATAAATATTTAACAGTACAACGATATCGTTCCATACTTTATTCAATTCTTGAAAAAGCATATAAAAATGATATTATTGTTAAAAATCCACTTGTAAAAGTGAATGCTCCAAAGATGCAGCAAAAGGCATTGTTAGAACAAGAAGAGTCACAAGATCCTTTTACTCAGGATGAAATCAACACTATCATGAGTCACGCTACAGGTTACATGGCTAATTTTATTAAAATTATGCTTTCAACAGGTATGCGACCTGGAGAGATTATTGCTCTTAAATGGTCGGATATTGATTTCAATCGTAAGATTATCAGCGTTACAAAAACAAGACTTCGTTCGCCAAGAAAAAACGAAGTAGCTATTGATGGTCCTGTCAAAACTAATGCAGGCAAGCGCAGCATAGATCTTTTCCCTGCTACTGAACAAGCCTTTTTAAAACAAAAAGAGTTAACCGGTTGGCAAGAGTATATTTTTATAAATCCTTCAAAAAGACCATTTTATAATCACGATGTTATTGGTGTTAATTTTAAAAATTTACTTTTAAAAAGTGGTGTAAAAGTTAGAGTAATGTACAATCTTAGGCATACTTTTGCGTCACAATTGATATCCAATGGAGCAGATATTGTGTATGTAAGTAAAACTTTAGGTCATAAAGATGTGTCTATTACACTTAAAATTTACACAAAATTCATAAAAGAAGAAGATACTGTAAGATTAGAGAAAATGAAAATAATAGACAAGTTTATGGTCAAGTTTGAAAATGATGATTGA
- a CDS encoding ADP-ribosylglycohydrolase family protein, protein MLANTFRTLLGLSIGDAYGIHFEFMSQEDIADNYLEKPQTSLGGGPFQFLPGDFSDDTEMALLTLYSLMQNGCVDTQHIKALYTLWSYHAKDIGVQTQRALQQGIIDPKGEGNGALMRILPSIVYMHDVLHWDNEKIKTSVHAISSITHDSLNIHRINNFFVDLILRKNILQHAHASLIVDLLRATGNSGWVINTARIVWFRLMERHLSLLDGMWKIISYGGDTDTACAIYGAIKAYKDPESLQSLQLDVLLNRKSQKVLETFLQTRLHYYQPDNQLFPTLFAGQYPGSKNAALHAIKLYDLEMLNIDCIVSLMEVSESKRFTPYQQTLMQQNPTIEFFSYPIVDMGIPTPEQLNMIIQHIQTLLISKKRVYIHCWGGHGRTGVIVGALLIYNGYTPQNALVKIKEERMNTLFGEEPSPQTEEQVNFIYKMLQ, encoded by the coding sequence ATGCTCGCTAATACGTTTCGCACACTTTTAGGGCTTAGCATCGGTGACGCCTATGGCATACATTTTGAGTTTATGAGCCAAGAAGATATTGCAGATAATTATCTTGAGAAACCTCAAACAAGCCTTGGCGGTGGGCCATTTCAATTTTTACCCGGTGATTTTAGCGATGATACGGAAATGGCTCTTTTAACCCTTTACTCTTTAATGCAAAACGGGTGTGTGGATACCCAGCATATCAAAGCACTTTATACGTTATGGTCGTATCATGCTAAAGATATAGGTGTTCAGACACAAAGAGCATTGCAGCAAGGGATTATCGATCCTAAAGGCGAGGGTAATGGTGCCTTGATGAGGATTTTACCAAGCATTGTCTATATGCATGATGTATTACATTGGGATAACGAAAAGATTAAAACCTCTGTTCATGCAATTAGTAGTATCACGCATGATTCTCTCAATATTCATCGCATTAATAATTTCTTTGTTGACCTTATATTGAGAAAAAATATTCTACAGCATGCTCATGCTTCCCTTATAGTAGATTTGTTACGAGCCACTGGTAATAGCGGTTGGGTTATCAATACTGCACGCATTGTTTGGTTTAGATTGATGGAAAGGCATCTTAGCTTATTGGATGGGATGTGGAAGATAATATCTTATGGCGGTGATACCGATACCGCATGTGCCATTTACGGTGCTATCAAAGCGTATAAAGACCCTGAATCACTTCAATCTCTTCAACTGGATGTTCTTTTAAATCGCAAAAGTCAAAAGGTCTTGGAAACATTTTTACAAACACGTCTACATTACTACCAGCCAGACAATCAATTGTTTCCTACATTATTTGCAGGGCAATATCCTGGTTCAAAAAATGCGGCTTTGCATGCTATAAAACTCTATGACCTAGAAATGTTGAATATTGACTGTATAGTTTCCTTGATGGAAGTTTCAGAGAGTAAACGGTTTACTCCTTATCAGCAAACACTCATGCAACAAAATCCTACAATAGAATTTTTTAGCTATCCAATAGTTGATATGGGTATTCCAACACCAGAACAATTGAATATGATAATTCAACATATTCAAACATTGCTTATATCCAAAAAACGTGTTTATATTCATTGTTGGGGTGGGCATGGTAGAACAGGCGTGATTGTGGGAGCGTTATTAATCTATAATGGGTATACTCCTCAAAATGCATTAGTAAAAATCAAAGAAGAACGAATGAACACTCTCTTTGGGGAAGAACCTTCTCCGCAGACGGAAGAGCAAGTAAATTTTATCTATAAGATGTTACAATGA
- a CDS encoding helix-turn-helix transcriptional regulator, which produces METIYQREKLNRLFKQAGLTKKEFATMLNMNYQSVNAWESTQAAPYWAWSWLENYAKARMFDKMMELGRMLEEK; this is translated from the coding sequence GTGGAAACGATCTATCAGAGAGAAAAACTCAATCGTTTATTTAAACAAGCTGGTCTTACTAAAAAAGAGTTTGCCACTATGCTAAATATGAATTACCAAAGTGTCAATGCTTGGGAATCTACACAAGCAGCTCCTTATTGGGCATGGAGTTGGTTGGAGAATTATGCTAAGGCTAGAATGTTTGATAAGATGATGGAGTTAGGCAGAATGTTGGAGGAGAAGTAG
- a CDS encoding uracil-DNA glycosylase, translated as MTHIEKIRLLKLLYQYRAMGFEYFQEYRPLSLSKQPALSHNLEELKTSVAQCHLCALAKSRKNVIFGAGNLKAKVMFIGDNPGVSEDESGMLFTGKSGEMLANMIEKVLLLSKEEVYVTTILKCKTPDNRVPTPEEVACCKPYVMQQIQTIRPQIIVALGSTSFHHLTGEYDTPIDKIRGSVLNFGEAKLIPTFHPSFLLRNPSAKKEVFADMLKVRSML; from the coding sequence ATGACTCACATTGAAAAAATACGACTTTTAAAACTTTTATACCAGTATAGAGCGATGGGATTTGAGTACTTTCAGGAGTACAGACCGCTCTCTTTGAGCAAACAACCCGCACTCTCGCACAACTTAGAAGAGCTAAAAACCAGTGTCGCACAGTGTCATCTTTGTGCACTTGCGAAGAGTCGTAAAAATGTCATTTTTGGTGCTGGAAACCTGAAAGCCAAAGTGATGTTCATAGGAGATAATCCTGGAGTCAGCGAAGACGAATCAGGAATGCTTTTTACAGGTAAGAGCGGTGAAATGCTTGCCAACATGATCGAAAAAGTCCTTCTTCTCTCCAAAGAAGAGGTCTATGTTACGACCATTTTGAAATGTAAAACACCCGATAATCGTGTACCAACACCAGAAGAAGTTGCATGTTGTAAGCCGTATGTCATGCAGCAGATCCAAACGATTCGACCACAAATCATCGTTGCTCTTGGATCAACCAGTTTTCATCATCTCACAGGAGAGTATGATACACCTATCGATAAAATACGAGGAAGCGTCCTCAATTTTGGTGAAGCCAAATTGATTCCAACGTTTCACCCTAGTTTTTTACTGCGAAACCCAAGCGCTAAAAAAGAGGTTTTTGCAGATATGCTAAAAGTAAGGAGCATGTTATGA